In a single window of the Planctomycetia bacterium genome:
- a CDS encoding CopD family protein yields the protein MNDIDYVQLISRWLHITAAATAAGGAIFMKLALHPASETLPPEQRKQLREAVRSRWSKVVMGAITVLLATGIYNFIMIVKAYDFKGTPYQAIFGVKFLLALGIFALASILVGRSSLAQKLREEAGKWLTVLVGLILVLLFLSSFLKNIPHKPKVPAVPAAAIETVDHTASATLLAKS from the coding sequence ATGAACGACATCGACTACGTCCAATTGATTTCTCGCTGGCTCCATATCACGGCCGCCGCGACGGCCGCCGGGGGAGCGATCTTCATGAAGCTCGCGCTCCACCCGGCCTCGGAAACGCTGCCGCCGGAACAACGCAAGCAACTTCGGGAAGCGGTTCGCAGCAGGTGGTCGAAAGTCGTGATGGGGGCGATCACGGTATTGCTTGCCACCGGTATCTACAACTTCATCATGATCGTGAAAGCGTACGACTTCAAAGGGACGCCGTACCAAGCGATCTTCGGCGTTAAGTTCTTGCTGGCGTTGGGGATCTTCGCGCTGGCGAGTATCCTCGTCGGGCGGAGCAGCCTGGCGCAAAAGCTGCGTGAAGAGGCCGGAAAATGGCTCACCGTCTTAGTGGGTCTGATCCTCGTCTTACTGTTTTTATCGAGCTTTTTGAAGAACATCCCCCACAAGCCGAAAGTGCCGGCCGTGCCCGCCGCGGCCATCGAAACCGTCGATCATACGGCCTCGGCGACGCTGCTCGCGAAAAGTTAG
- a CDS encoding CCA tRNA nucleotidyltransferase — MTTLDQAEQRRFALEVLSQLRAAGHVAYWAGGCVRDELLQRKPKDYDVATSARPEEIRTLFGHRRTLAIGEAFGVIAVLGPKSAGMVEATTFRRDAGYSDGRRPDAVEFTDAEEDARRRDFTMNALFFDPIENRVIDYVGGQADITRRVVRAVGDARARFHEDKLRMLRAVRMASRFGFALDSETAEALRAAAHEITLVSPERIAQEMRAMCGLPGQTEAARLLKETCLIDAILPELQPLQNGANQAAWEQTLAVLAELERGGPTSFGLGLAALLHTVGEAWTVGEVARRWRLSNAEREHAAWLVGNQQRLAGAQTKPWSTIQPVLARPEAPDLVALVEALQRVAGRPLDDVAFCRAKLALPRDELDPPPLVTGNDLIAAGLKPGREFSRLLDLLRAAQLDGQVHSPEDALALARQLSGD, encoded by the coding sequence ATGACCACGTTAGACCAAGCCGAACAACGCCGTTTCGCTCTCGAGGTCCTGTCGCAACTCCGCGCCGCGGGCCACGTCGCTTATTGGGCCGGCGGCTGCGTGCGCGACGAACTTCTGCAACGAAAACCGAAAGACTACGACGTCGCGACGAGTGCCCGGCCGGAAGAGATTCGGACGCTGTTCGGGCATCGACGGACGCTCGCGATCGGCGAAGCATTCGGCGTCATCGCGGTGCTCGGCCCGAAGTCGGCGGGCATGGTCGAAGCGACGACCTTTCGCCGAGATGCCGGATACTCGGATGGTCGGCGTCCCGACGCGGTAGAGTTCACCGATGCCGAAGAAGATGCCCGTCGGCGCGACTTCACGATGAACGCGCTCTTCTTCGACCCGATCGAAAATCGGGTGATCGACTACGTCGGCGGACAAGCGGACATTACGCGACGCGTGGTGCGAGCGGTCGGCGATGCACGGGCACGATTTCATGAAGACAAGTTGCGGATGCTGCGCGCCGTGCGGATGGCTTCGCGGTTCGGCTTCGCGCTCGATTCCGAAACGGCCGAGGCCTTGCGCGCCGCGGCGCACGAGATCACGCTGGTGAGTCCTGAGCGGATCGCGCAGGAGATGCGCGCGATGTGCGGCCTGCCGGGCCAAACCGAAGCGGCACGCTTGCTCAAGGAGACCTGCCTGATCGACGCGATCTTGCCGGAGTTGCAGCCGCTGCAAAACGGGGCGAATCAAGCGGCGTGGGAACAAACGCTCGCGGTGCTGGCCGAACTCGAGCGCGGCGGCCCGACCTCGTTCGGTCTCGGGCTTGCCGCGCTGTTGCACACGGTGGGGGAAGCGTGGACGGTCGGCGAAGTCGCGCGGCGGTGGCGGCTGTCGAACGCCGAGCGCGAACATGCGGCTTGGCTCGTCGGCAACCAGCAGCGGCTCGCGGGCGCGCAGACCAAACCCTGGTCGACGATTCAGCCGGTGCTCGCAAGGCCGGAAGCGCCGGACCTTGTGGCGCTGGTCGAGGCATTGCAACGCGTTGCCGGCCGGCCGCTCGACGACGTCGCGTTTTGCCGGGCGAAGCTGGCGCTGCCGCGCGACGAACTCGATCCGCCGCCGCTCGTCACCGGGAATGATTTGATCGCGGCAGGGCTGAAGCCGGGGCGAGAGTTTTCGCGGTTGTTGGATCTCCTGCGCGCCGCGCAGCTCGATGGCCAAGTGCATAGCCCGGAGGATGCCCTGGCGCTGGCCCGACAACTAAGCGGCGATTGA
- a CDS encoding UvrD-helicase domain-containing protein: MATAVERRPLTPEQQDAVSTRNVSVALSAGAGCGKTFVLTERFLSHLEPHEGTDASAQLGKLIAITFTDRAAREMRDRIRGSVRERLRNAPAGAAADHWLQILRRLDSAKISTIHSFCGSLLRSHAVEAGLDPQFGLLEPVQADTLLGELIDDRLRQLLADHDEAMIELTAAYDLRGVREKVATLVGERFTLRFEEWLDHTPIELAELWGKYHAEQVRPRMLAKFRAAPVTGRLRKLIAESPAPQQVLLERATEVEELLQALDRALEVADGAPAAGGNSEAAILDRLREVAVVKGCSVKNKVWVGQEGVYEQYRDDFKELRELIDDLRDHWSFDTAAALPTAEAALRLTAIAAPVRMAYEEEKKQLNVLDFDDLLLRARDLLCKPEHARLRKNYSRGIELLLVDECQDTDALQVELIQALVDGELAKGKLFFVGDFKQSIYRFRGAEPKVFSAMQNDVPAAGRLPLSLNFRSQPAILDFVNTLFCDYFGDRYEPLDPRREQTSPVPAIEFLWASTHAAAPPTVEQENADANAEPAAPPAEDAGGERGADALRKLEADWIARRLRAMFDAPEAILPAKSKGGSVPLRRPEYGDAAILFRALSNVALYEAALEQYGIPYYVVGGKAFYSQQEVYDLLNFLRVLDSVCDDVALAGVLRSPFFSLDDEALFLLADRGARMSSSSEGLAAGFFAPALADDLAASLGEERSRRVEFARRTLTELRGLKNRLPIAELLNEILARTAYDAVLTSEFLGERKLANLRKLLALARSFDRSGIFTLTEFIAQLSESVSNRPDEALAATYAEGANVVRLMTIHQSKGLEFPIVVVPDLERRKQPDRAGIAFHPDLGPMVKPPYGDDLPSGLDLYRFIEQEQSEAESKRLLYVAVTRAADYLMLSSGVQDAAVGREEWRKFIGERYDLATGKFLGTLGPGARRAEVRVTTTRPELPGKPKERAARADWPKVLANAAKQAAGKSATLRPGTEAVAPRLASRRRFSFTRLNGELLPVGSSEVGHELVESAVALDGAAGASLGKLVHGVLATIDFRRLGQTPARGELERHVRRQARLLDVEDDQEIATAIGMVGDFLRTPRGQAIAAAKQVHREIEFMMRWPTDSTATQTTTDDEIYLQGFIDLLYEDAAGAWHLVDYKTHQLATTDPVAAAAPYVAQLSIYAIAVERILGRVPDELALHFMRTGGEHAVAWSEAARAAATASVNQALRKTLLPDEPHEKPNTGPSDRLKKPRAQKSSR; the protein is encoded by the coding sequence ATGGCAACTGCCGTCGAACGTCGCCCGCTGACGCCGGAACAACAAGACGCGGTTTCGACGCGCAACGTCAGCGTTGCGCTCTCGGCCGGCGCAGGTTGCGGCAAAACGTTCGTGCTCACCGAGCGTTTTCTCTCGCACTTGGAGCCGCACGAAGGAACCGACGCTTCGGCGCAGCTCGGCAAGCTGATCGCGATCACGTTCACCGATCGCGCAGCACGCGAAATGCGCGACCGTATTCGCGGCAGCGTGCGCGAGCGATTGCGCAACGCGCCGGCAGGGGCCGCGGCCGATCATTGGCTGCAAATCCTACGTCGGCTCGACTCGGCGAAGATCAGCACGATCCATTCGTTTTGCGGTTCGCTGCTGCGGTCGCATGCCGTCGAGGCCGGGCTGGATCCGCAGTTCGGCTTGCTCGAACCGGTGCAGGCCGACACGCTGCTCGGCGAGCTGATCGACGATCGCTTGCGACAACTCCTCGCCGACCACGACGAAGCGATGATCGAGCTCACGGCGGCCTACGACTTGCGCGGCGTGCGCGAAAAGGTCGCCACGCTCGTCGGCGAGCGATTCACGCTCCGCTTCGAGGAGTGGCTCGACCACACACCGATCGAGCTGGCAGAGCTGTGGGGCAAGTACCATGCGGAGCAGGTCCGCCCCCGGATGCTCGCGAAGTTTCGTGCCGCACCGGTCACGGGCAGGCTGCGGAAGCTGATCGCCGAGTCTCCCGCTCCTCAGCAGGTTTTGCTCGAGCGTGCGACCGAAGTCGAAGAGCTCTTGCAAGCTCTCGATCGTGCGCTCGAGGTGGCCGATGGCGCGCCTGCGGCCGGCGGCAATTCCGAAGCGGCGATTCTCGATCGCCTCCGCGAGGTCGCCGTCGTGAAAGGGTGTAGCGTCAAGAACAAGGTCTGGGTCGGGCAAGAAGGCGTCTACGAGCAATACCGCGACGACTTCAAAGAGCTGCGCGAGCTGATCGACGACCTCCGCGATCATTGGTCGTTCGACACCGCGGCCGCTCTCCCGACGGCGGAAGCAGCCTTGCGGCTCACGGCGATCGCGGCGCCGGTGCGCATGGCCTACGAAGAGGAAAAGAAGCAGCTCAACGTACTCGACTTCGACGACCTGTTGCTCCGCGCACGCGATCTGTTGTGTAAGCCGGAGCATGCGCGGCTTCGCAAGAACTATTCACGCGGCATCGAGCTGCTGCTCGTCGATGAATGCCAAGACACCGATGCGCTGCAAGTTGAACTGATACAGGCCTTGGTCGACGGCGAACTCGCCAAGGGGAAGCTGTTCTTCGTCGGCGACTTCAAGCAATCGATCTATCGTTTTCGCGGGGCCGAGCCGAAAGTGTTCAGCGCCATGCAGAACGACGTTCCCGCCGCGGGGCGTTTGCCGTTGTCGCTGAACTTCCGGAGCCAGCCGGCGATTCTCGACTTCGTCAACACGCTGTTCTGCGACTACTTCGGCGACCGCTACGAGCCGCTCGACCCGCGCCGCGAACAGACTTCGCCCGTGCCGGCGATCGAGTTCCTCTGGGCCTCGACGCACGCCGCCGCACCGCCGACCGTCGAACAGGAGAATGCTGACGCGAACGCCGAACCCGCCGCGCCGCCGGCCGAGGATGCCGGCGGTGAGCGAGGTGCCGATGCGCTCCGCAAGCTCGAAGCCGATTGGATCGCGCGCCGGCTACGGGCGATGTTCGATGCGCCGGAAGCGATCTTGCCGGCGAAGTCGAAGGGGGGAAGTGTTCCTCTGCGCCGACCGGAGTACGGCGATGCCGCGATTTTGTTTCGGGCCTTATCGAACGTGGCTCTCTACGAAGCGGCCCTCGAGCAATACGGCATTCCTTATTACGTCGTCGGCGGAAAGGCCTTCTACTCGCAGCAAGAAGTCTACGACTTGCTGAACTTTCTGCGCGTGCTCGATTCCGTCTGCGACGACGTGGCGCTCGCCGGAGTGTTGCGGAGTCCGTTTTTCTCGCTCGATGACGAAGCGCTGTTTCTCCTCGCCGATCGCGGCGCGCGCATGAGTAGTAGCAGCGAAGGGCTCGCCGCCGGCTTCTTCGCTCCGGCTCTCGCCGACGATCTGGCCGCTTCGCTCGGCGAAGAGCGGAGTCGCCGCGTGGAGTTTGCACGGCGCACGCTCACGGAGCTGCGCGGTTTGAAGAACCGGCTGCCGATCGCGGAACTTCTGAACGAGATTCTCGCCCGAACCGCTTACGACGCCGTGCTCACCTCGGAGTTTCTCGGCGAGCGAAAGCTCGCGAATTTGCGGAAGCTGCTAGCATTGGCCCGCTCGTTCGATCGCTCGGGCATCTTCACGCTCACGGAGTTCATCGCGCAGTTGTCGGAGTCGGTATCGAACCGGCCCGACGAAGCGCTCGCCGCCACGTATGCCGAAGGAGCGAACGTCGTGCGATTGATGACGATCCATCAATCCAAAGGCTTGGAGTTTCCGATCGTCGTCGTGCCGGACTTGGAACGGCGAAAGCAACCCGATCGGGCCGGCATCGCTTTTCATCCCGACCTCGGGCCGATGGTGAAACCACCCTACGGCGACGATTTGCCTTCCGGTCTGGATCTCTATCGCTTCATCGAACAGGAACAGAGCGAAGCCGAAAGCAAGCGACTGTTGTACGTCGCCGTGACGCGGGCAGCCGACTACTTAATGCTTTCCTCGGGCGTGCAAGATGCTGCGGTCGGACGGGAAGAGTGGCGGAAGTTCATCGGCGAGCGCTACGATCTCGCGACCGGTAAGTTTCTCGGCACGCTCGGGCCCGGCGCGCGGCGAGCGGAAGTGCGTGTGACGACGACGCGGCCCGAGTTGCCCGGCAAACCGAAAGAGCGTGCTGCGCGTGCCGACTGGCCGAAGGTATTGGCAAACGCCGCGAAGCAAGCGGCCGGCAAGAGCGCGACGCTCCGGCCGGGGACCGAGGCGGTCGCTCCGCGACTGGCCTCGCGTCGACGATTTTCGTTCACACGCTTGAACGGCGAACTGCTGCCGGTCGGAAGTTCCGAAGTCGGCCACGAGCTCGTCGAGTCTGCCGTAGCGCTCGATGGCGCAGCGGGGGCTTCGCTCGGCAAGCTGGTTCACGGGGTCTTGGCGACGATCGATTTCCGCCGCCTCGGCCAAACGCCGGCGCGCGGCGAGTTGGAGCGCCACGTCCGTCGACAAGCGAGGCTGCTCGACGTCGAGGACGACCAAGAGATCGCGACCGCGATCGGTATGGTCGGCGATTTTCTTCGGACGCCGCGCGGGCAAGCGATCGCGGCAGCGAAGCAAGTGCATCGCGAAATCGAGTTCATGATGCGCTGGCCGACCGACTCTACCGCCACGCAAACCACGACCGATGATGAAATCTATCTACAGGGTTTTATCGACTTGCTCTATGAAGATGCGGCCGGCGCGTGGCATTTGGTCGATTATAAAACCCATCAACTAGCGACGACCGATCCGGTCGCGGCGGCGGCTCCGTACGTGGCGCAGTTGTCGATCTACGCGATCGCCGTCGAACGGATTCTCGGCCGAGTGCCCGACGAACTGGCGTTGCACTTCATGCGGACCGGCGGCGAACATGCCGTCGCCTGGAGCGAAGCGGCACGCGCCGCGGCCACGGCAAGCGTGAACCAAGCACTGCGGAAAACGCTCCTTCCGGACGAGCCTCACGAGAAGCCTAATACCGGGCCGAGTGATCGGCTAAAGAAACCGCGGGCGCAGAAATCGAGCCGATGA